Within Quercus lobata isolate SW786 chromosome 5, ValleyOak3.0 Primary Assembly, whole genome shotgun sequence, the genomic segment GTCACATTTTATTGGGCTCGTAGCCTTAGGTCTAAATGTAGCCTTAGCATAAACTTTTGAGTCATTCGCATTGTTACCATTAAATACCAAATTCTGAGTTTCAATCACATTAAGGTACCAAAGAGTATGCGATTGATATTGTTCTAACACCTAAAAGCAATACAAACCCTATCAATAGGTCCTAGATTTGAATGCCCAGAAAATTCCTATCCAAAAACCCAACTTTAAATCCTTTTAATATACTACTTATTCTTGTCTTTTAAAACTTTACCGACGTTATTAGTTATAACAATCCTATACTAGAAaaatctccaattttttttatcactttggATATGTtcttgcttaaaagaaaaaaaaagtttgattccaTTCTAGGCAACTTAGGACCAACAAACTCCTATAAAACATCTGGATAAAATGCATGTGTAGAGTACCTAGTACCATTTGTGAGAGTGATGCTAGGAAAAATCTACTTACTATAAAAATCTTTCattatttgaactttgaactatAAGACGGTGTTTAAAGTTCTAAACAACAATATAGATGTACAGCCCATTAAAACTATCAAAATGGATTTAATGGGAAAAAGACACACTAGCCTTTATTCTAAAGGTGTAGTAAATTCTAGAAAAATTATGTAAACAAAATAGTAGTCTAATAACCAATGGAATTATACAAATACATGGTCTATAGCATTGCTAATCTATTCTAGAATGACATGTATAATCTATACTAGGATGGCATGtgaaaaatgataatttatcaAAGGAGGACATGTGAATAATGAATAGCATGTATAATCTATTATAGGATGGCAtgtaaacaatttatttttaaaaggcaAGACCAAAAGGGCATAGCTGAACATGTGATCACATGACATTTACTACAAAAGTAAATTGCATAGGGAATTAAGTAAAACTTACTTCACTCCATAGCATAGCATATAGTATACCAAATTGCAATTCTTTTTCCCTAAGTATTTTACTTCATGCAAAAGGACACAAGGAAATAACAAGAACACAAAGGTTAAATTCCTACAAGGTGTGAAAACAAAACcatttaacaattttcttattttttaaggaattaTATTTTGGCAAAATAAGGAttgaaaatgcatttttgtgaCCTCAGAGGCCTTTGTgcattttttggaaattttaggGCTCAAAATGTAATTTTGGCAGAGAAAAGGGGTCAAAAACATAACTTTGTAAAAGTTGGaggttaaaaatataaattgaaaaggTTTGGGgttgaaaacataattttgaaaaagctgGAGGGTTAAAATGTAGTGTTGGAAAGTGTTGGGCTCAAAATATAATTGGTGAAAGCTTAAAGGCCAAAACatgatttttgtgaaaatttgggGTGAAAGTGTAATTTTAGATTGGGCTTAGGATTGAGAGTGAGTTTAATTGCAAATGGGCTAAAGGCTTTTATTTAAATGGGGCTCCTAATTTCAGTTGGGCTTTGTGTGTAGGTTTGGTGGAGTTTGGGCTGCTGTAGCTAAAGGGGATAAGGCTTTGAGTGTGTGTTGGGTTTCAGTTGGGCCTAAGAGACTGAGCCTATTTTGTACACACGCAGATTGGGCTTTGATTCACAAATTGATTCGATGCTTACCTTAATTAAAATCCTCCCCACCAATCACAACATAGATAACCTCCACTGGCCAATGAAATTCAGCCACCTCACCTAGCCTTATCTCCCTAATctctttatttctatttctattttaaaaCCCCATCAGATTAAATTCCTAATCTCTTTCTCACAATCTCATCAGTCATCtccaactctcttcctctcttcaCGGCAGAGCCTCCATCGCCATGGCCGAAGCTTCTTGGCTGGACCTCTATGCCACCACCGCGAGCCACATGTACTACCAACGTGGTggctctcttcctctccatttcaaagtgGGTTTCTCTATGGGTGTGAATATGTGTATGTGCATTGAATTTGGGACCTCGAggtttattaaaaatgggtattttctgtgtgtgtttggtttgaGATTTTGGGGTTTCGGATTTGCTTTGGCCGTGTGTGTCTTGTGTTCATGTATGTGAATGACAGTGAgcttttgtgttaaaaaaatgcATGCTTGAgtgaataaacaataaatatgaTATGTATGTGTGTACAAATCTAGGTATCTGAACATGTAGACGTTAGGAAGCATTGCACAGATTGAAAGTAAACTGCTAGGGAAAAGGTTAAGAGTTACCtcctttgttttcttgttcATTACCCTTTGTTTCTTTAGCTGTCTAAGATGCTCTGTTTCTGTGCTCTGTGGATAGCTGAAAAAGGAACAAACTTTTGGTTAGACTTTGAACtaaaattggaaaaagaaaagaaaaatgagagtaAGAATAGagtgagaaaaaattattaggtggTCTCTGCAATGCTCTatcctcttttctctttttttggttgaagttgCTGCCTTTGATGCTGCTTGTGATTGTCTTTGCTTGTTGGTTATTTTTGCTTCTTGAAGTTTCTTGTGACtgttggttgttgttgttattggcTACTGTTGAGAACGGTTGTTTAGGGTCTCGTATATATGAAGAAGGTAGGATTTTTCTGTAGCTTTGGGTTTGTGAAAGAAAGGAGAGTGCTTTTAGTGtttgttgttatggttttggGTTCTGTTTCTGGAGTTTTGGAGGGCTGGCCTGGTTGTGGTGGAAGGTTGTTGCTGTGTTGTGTTTGtagttgctgttgttgttggttgttgAACGTTTCTGGCATATATGAAAAAGGAGGGATTTTTCTTGGTCTTCTggctttatttttctttggtttctctGGGTTTACTTTTGGGGTTGTTGGGTTTGTTTCTTTGAGAGCTTGAAGGTGTTAATGTGGTTGTTTTGGTGCTTTGAGGAGATAGCTGTGAGTTTGTTTCTTTGAGAGTTTGAAGGTATTGAGTAGTTGTTTTGGTGCTTTGAGGAGAAAGCTGATTGTTTGGGAAAAGACTGTGTTAGTCTAAAGTACGTGTAGAAAATGAGagacttttttttggggtttttggaaGTAGAAAATAGGGATGTTGTAAGTTGAAAACCAAAAAGGGGAGGGCTAAGGTCCAGATTTTGGTGTGAGCCGTGTGATATTGGTGGATTTCAGCCGTGGGAGTGATTTGCTCTGGGTAGGAGAAAGTGAACCCTTTATACAGGGTCTTTAGGGTTTGAAGGGGTGGTTGCAGCAATAGGACCATTGCTATAATTACCTCTACAGTGATTAAAACTTGATCTGCCTAGTGCACTTAAGCAACCATGACATTTGGACTTAAATAAAtcacaataaaatttgatatgctcattaattaaaaaaaaaaaaaattaacttgatTTCCAAATAAATCACGTGTATAATCTGCTAAAATTAAAGAAGCAAATATGACGAAGTAATAAGACCCAAATAAAAATAGGAtacataatttataaaaatcaattaaactCCTAAATCAATTTATATAACATGATAATTAATGGTATGCCCAATAAAAGAGACATCAGATAGAATTACTTAGTATCAATTTTCCATTGGAAATCttactaaaattttaagaattattgataaaaagcataatgaataattttcttaattaagtAATATCGCACTTAATTCAAAACTAATCTTCACGCTATGCGCAATCAAATTACTCGGAAGTTCATGATTTTAAATATAGTACCAAAATTTATCCAGTTACATGGTTAgattttaatcaaaattcaattaaatttaattagcctcataaaaattgataaaaatcaacaacaataaaacaaGGTTTGActattaaaacaataaaatcctttaatttaaatccaaaaaaaaaaaaaaattcaaactttagAGCTAGACAAAATACGATATCAACTATGGGAGTCAAGAACAATTAACAACTTTTTGTTTACGTTGTAATAAGTTCTACACAACTAATTTATAGAGAGAGGGAAATGATCCATAATGGGAAGTCTAAGCAACAAATTATAGATGAAAAGTGACcgaatgaaatatatataagtgcATGGGAATGAAATTCCCTGAATACATGGGGTAGATTCTATAACTGAAAACCCTCAGAACTAtctctctctattctttttctttcttttgttcttgtCTACACTCCTCTCTAATTTTCTCAACCCCCCTCTCTCTTGCCCCCCTCCTCCTTTTATAGCTATCTTCtcctcttccctttttttcccAGCTGGCTTGCCCCCAGCCGAATTTGGGGGATACTTATCTTTTCCATCCTCTACTCTGCTATTTTTTAATCATGAAGGAGGACTTTCGGGGACGCTTCTACTATTTAGGTCAATCATTCAGCATTGAATTGTAACTGACATTAGGTGAAGGGCCTCATTAATGTAAAGATGATTGCTGCATTGGTTCCCGTGTCCTCTTTGTCATGTCTTTCGGGGTAAGTTTGAATAAAGGGGACATCTTGGTTTAGAAGGAAACTACTAAGTTATGGCACCTTCATTActtcgggaagaggtttttgcATGTCACCTCAATAATTGACCTCGGGAAAGAAAGTAACTACGGATTTCCACGGTGGTAGGCCTGGATGGCTTCTTTCTACTTAGTAGGCTATTTTACTTGCCACTATACTCTAGGTCGGGCCCATCTCTTCGGTTGGTTTCTTAAGCCTTTGTCCTCGGGTTGAGCTTGCAATCATCCCCCACATTAACAATTACCAAAAACAATTGCTACAAGCTTAAGATCCAATAAGGAAAAGAAactaataaagaagaaaaattaccaATTCTGGTTTGCTTGGTGTATTTGCCACACAAGGCAACTCAATATAGACAATAATACTTAATGTGTTTATGTGGAATGGTCATGTTTATAATGTTTATCACATTGATGAATTTTGActtttataatgatttttaaaaGCCTATTTAGGCTCCACGTACTAAATTATGAGTAATACTAGagataaaaacttttttataaaaaattttacaaactactgatgtggtgagtgttttttgttaaatgataaagtgatattaatactgggtttagatgaaaaccagTAAGAAGTTGgccacatcaatagtttgtaaaaatgttgtaaaataatttgtgactgaacattactcttaaattaCAAGAACCAATATCACAATTCACATtaaatttgtagttttttttttttttttttttagaaacttaaaTTTGTTGTTTGATCTGTCATGATCTTGGCATATTTTTAAGGATTGAAGCTTGCATTAATGAGTCATTGGATACAAATTATGAGCCTAATTAGAGGCTGAGGACTAATTAATGGTATTCTATTAAATGTACAAAGTTTCCTATGTGGAGATTAATGAGACTATTcatgtgttttattttaaataagttACATGAATCATTAAAACATTCATGTGACTAAAATTACACATGAATGATCTCTTTAGTCATCACATAATAGGCTAAAGCAAGATAACTTGAAACATGTGTGAAGCCAAAATTATTCCTTATTGACTAACTAATTTTTGTTGAGAGAAactggtttttgttttttgttttttttttttttttttttttttttttttttgaggtagaGTTACAACCTATGGAACCCACCAAAaaggtatattaaaaaaaaaaaaaaaaccgaaacaaatgatataaaaattactttatgGAGAAGCTAAAAACTCCTAGCATACAATATGCACTTCTTTTTAAAGGACCAAATTATCATTTACTCATACCCAATACCACCAATTAAATCACATTACCATATTATTACCATATGCCATTGACACAATACCATAGTAtatcacaaacataaacacGATCTTTACTGTTATTTCTACTGAGACCACATATACATCATAACTGCAGCTTGTAGGCCATTCAAACGCTACCCGGACAAAGGGCTGCATGGTACTTACACACTCGATGGTGACCACCAACAACATTCAGGAAGACGAGCCAGAACCTACTGCCTGGAGAGACGGGTCCTAACCCTTACAGCGGTAGTGTAGCGCCTCACCAGACAAAACCAAACCCTAGAGGAACAGCTGCGACAGAAGAACGCGGCGGTGGGAAACCAAGAAGAAGATCAAGAAGGTGCCAGTGCTAATCACAGGAACCAGGAAAGACCAGAGGGTAGTGACTCCCCTAGTAGACAGAAGCGACAAAACATAAGCCTCCTAACCCTCATGGATGCAGCTCTACCTATTGTCGCGGAGATGCAAGCAATGAAGGAGTAGATGGAAGTTATGATGAACGCCCTCAAGGGGCGAGTATCCAGCAATCTTGACGACCTAGTTAACCGAATCGACTCACCGTTCACTACCTCCGTCAATTGCTTCCCTTTGCCACACAAATTCCACATGCCATATATAGATAGTTATGACGGAATCAAGGAACCTCTAGATCACCTGGAGACCTTtaagaccttgatgcacctACAAGGAGTTGCAGACgaaatcatgtgtagggccttccctacaacgTTGAAGGGTGCtgcgagaatttggttcagtcAATTAACACCTAGCTATATCAGTACTTTCAAGGAGCTGAGTGCCTAGTTCACTTCGCACTTCATTAGAGGGCACAGGTACAAGAAGTCGACTGCATGTCTGATGAACATTAAGCAGCGGGAGGACGAGACGCTAAGGTCCTACATAACTCGTTTCAACAAGGAGGCCCTCTCAATTGACGAGGCGGATGACAAGATAGTCATGGCAGCATTTACTAATGGGCTACAAAAGGGTAAGTTCCTGTTTTCTCTGTACAAGAACGATCCAAAGACCATGTTGGAtgtgctttacagggccaccaagtaTATAAACGCGGAAGACGCACTGCTGGCCCGCGAGAATAGGCCCAGAAAAAGGGAAAGACAGGAGGATACACAGCAGGATAGGGGGCGCAAGGTGGCCAAGACCGGAGAATGATGGGATGATAGACGCTCTAAACCCCCCACTGGGAGGTTCACGAGATTTACCCCATTAACTGCCCCAATAGATCAGGTCTTAATGCAAATCAAATATGAAGGAACCTTGACGTTCCCCGGTAAGTTAAAGGGAGATCCCAACAAGAGGCCAAGGGATAATTACTGCTGCTTCCATCGAGACCACGAGCACGACACAATTGACTGCTACGATCTAAAACAGCAGATAGAGGCCCTTATAAGACAGGGGAAGCTACAGAGGTTCGTTAGCAAGGAAAGAACAGATCCACCCTAGGAGCAGGCCCAACGACGGGAGAATGAGCGCCCAAAGTCGCCCattggagacataagaatgatcGCAGGGGGCACGGCAACTTCTAGGTCGTCCAAAAAAGCCTGGAAGACCTACCTAAGGACAGTCTAGAACATCCAGCTTACGGGCACTATACCCAAGATGGCATGGATTGATAACC encodes:
- the LOC115990631 gene encoding uncharacterized protein LOC115990631, which translates into the protein MNIKQREDETLRSYITRFNKEALSIDEADDKIVMAAFTNGLQKGKFLFSLYKNDPKTMLDVLYRATKYINAEDALLARENRPRKRERQEDTQQDRGRKVAKTGE